The following are encoded in a window of candidate division WOR-3 bacterium genomic DNA:
- a CDS encoding GNAT family N-acetyltransferase, producing MKLEAIKDQDNWNRSIQQIANSLFFKYEWYKAFKTPWKSNLLVRLENCYLPLQINLLTRVAYSGPWGSYGGPIGNKNLTEEILNCAKKKLFLRKIVLYCEEELPLKIRDYSLERSSVVILTLDNEENILKRLHENRKRNLKKALRGGFYFEILKGKEGAIRYTKLLKRVLKGVKRYKFHNIGIFKNLSELEEVHFCFSGKERDESGAMILELNKDTIFYWLGVNSAEALSQHTGDFLHWSILQFALKKGFKFYNLGTSPYPELRNYKLSWGGEEKPVYTYVI from the coding sequence ATGAAGTTAGAAGCCATAAAAGACCAAGATAACTGGAACCGTTCAATACAACAGATTGCAAACTCCCTTTTCTTTAAGTATGAATGGTATAAGGCCTTTAAGACCCCCTGGAAATCAAACCTCCTTGTGAGGCTCGAAAACTGTTACCTTCCCCTTCAAATAAACCTACTTACAAGAGTTGCCTATAGCGGGCCATGGGGAAGCTATGGCGGACCCATCGGGAATAAAAACCTCACGGAGGAAATTTTAAATTGCGCAAAGAAGAAGCTTTTTTTAAGAAAAATCGTACTGTACTGCGAAGAAGAACTACCTTTAAAGATAAGAGATTATTCACTTGAAAGGAGCAGTGTGGTGATATTAACCCTTGACAATGAAGAAAACATACTTAAAAGACTCCACGAGAATAGAAAGAGAAACCTCAAAAAGGCATTGCGAGGAGGCTTTTATTTTGAAATTCTTAAAGGAAAAGAAGGTGCGATAAGGTACACCAAATTGCTCAAAAGGGTTTTAAAAGGGGTAAAAAGGTACAAATTTCACAACATCGGTATTTTCAAAAACCTAAGCGAACTCGAAGAAGTCCACTTCTGCTTTTCGGGTAAGGAAAGGGACGAATCGGGAGCCATGATCCTTGAACTCAATAAGGACACCATTTTTTACTGGCTTGGGGTAAATTCTGCTGAGGCCCTAAGCCAACATACAGGAGATTTCTTGCACTGGTCTATCCTCCAATTTGCCCTTAAAAAAGGATTTAAATTTTACAACCTTGGCACTTCGCCTTACCCGGAACTACGGAATTATAAATTATCCTGGGGTGGTGAAGAGAAACCTGTTTACACCTACGTGATATGA
- a CDS encoding glycosyltransferase family 4 protein — MRILILSPWCDDIDLETCRGTPENAYLFRELLNRGHEIIFMCQGKEEEVPANLKEKIKYFVLKPFPYLRPSKLNYLTFPVFHFFYERYLAKRVKTLLEDSKIDIIYNIAGYGHPAILKLCRKYQIPYAVKTMGTIHFEKYVKTLLGKFIYFKDHLVFKHLAGHYFLVDDGTRSFEVAKKYKIPENKITILPNARPTTTPTDGSAPKFVIGYFTRLDKLKGTDLFVKVAKKVIKSNPKMKFLVAGDGPMKTKILELMQKYPKNFKYLGFLTHLETLKLYSQIDLLISTNRYSNMTLNVIEALSYGIPVVAFDTQDTSKLIKDGVNGFLIKPFDTVRFAEKVLSIFENPALFSKLKEKALETAKNIPTWEERMKLEVNKLEELTHEIH; from the coding sequence ATGAGGATATTAATCTTATCGCCCTGGTGCGACGACATAGATTTGGAAACCTGTAGAGGCACACCCGAAAACGCCTATCTTTTTAGGGAACTTCTGAACAGGGGACACGAAATAATTTTTATGTGTCAGGGAAAAGAGGAGGAAGTTCCAGCCAACCTTAAAGAGAAGATAAAATACTTTGTCTTAAAACCTTTTCCATACCTGCGCCCCTCAAAATTGAATTACCTCACCTTTCCCGTATTCCACTTTTTTTATGAAAGATACCTCGCGAAGAGAGTAAAAACACTCCTTGAAGATTCAAAAATCGACATTATATACAACATCGCCGGTTACGGGCATCCGGCCATTCTAAAATTGTGTAGAAAGTACCAAATCCCTTATGCAGTGAAAACCATGGGGACCATCCACTTTGAAAAATATGTAAAGACCTTATTGGGAAAATTTATTTATTTTAAGGATCACCTTGTTTTCAAACACCTTGCGGGTCACTATTTCCTTGTGGATGACGGCACCAGAAGTTTTGAAGTAGCAAAAAAATATAAAATCCCAGAGAACAAAATAACGATCCTTCCGAATGCCAGGCCCACAACTACTCCTACCGATGGCAGCGCGCCGAAATTTGTAATAGGATATTTCACAAGACTGGACAAGCTTAAAGGTACAGATCTCTTCGTTAAAGTTGCTAAAAAGGTTATAAAATCGAACCCGAAAATGAAATTTCTTGTCGCCGGTGACGGACCGATGAAAACAAAAATCCTTGAGTTAATGCAAAAATATCCCAAAAATTTCAAATACTTAGGTTTTCTAACTCACCTTGAAACCCTAAAACTCTATTCGCAAATCGACCTGTTAATTTCTACCAATCGCTACTCCAATATGACCCTTAATGTTATTGAAGCATTATCCTACGGAATCCCTGTGGTTGCCTTTGACACCCAGGATACCTCGAAATTGATCAAGGATGGAGTCAACGGATTTCTTATTAAGCCTTTTGACACTGTGAGATTTGCAGAAAAAGTTTTATCAATCTTTGAAAATCCCGCGCTTTTTTCAAAACTCAAGGAGAAAGCATTGGAAACGGCAAAAAATATCCCCACCTGGGAGGAAAGGATGAAACTGGAGGTAAACAAATTAGAGGAGTTGACCCATGAAATACATTAA
- a CDS encoding ABC transporter substrate-binding protein, which translates to MSSITFLTFLLNFKFVSLVPSVTEMFYLLSAEDKLLAVSYYCNYPEATKDKEKVGDLLNPDYERIISLKPDFVILSLPMQKQVEQNLKKLKIKYIAFNPESVNEILMVIDSLGKLTGKEERAKFVIDSLKSVLKDLKPLHSKPKVYVELSENPIYTVGKNSFINEVVELAGGQNIFSDRETPYFVPSQEEIVKKNPDVILLLYPQANPKKVAKRYGWTTIRAVKYHKIYTLNQDLFTRPGPRVFGAIVKLNRLLQSCF; encoded by the coding sequence ATGAGTTCAATTACATTTTTAACTTTCCTTCTGAATTTCAAGTTTGTTTCCCTGGTCCCAAGTGTAACGGAGATGTTTTATCTTCTCTCAGCCGAGGATAAACTCCTTGCAGTTTCCTACTATTGCAATTATCCGGAGGCAACAAAAGATAAAGAGAAAGTGGGGGACCTTTTAAACCCTGATTATGAAAGAATAATCAGCTTGAAGCCCGATTTTGTAATCCTTTCCCTTCCCATGCAAAAACAAGTGGAACAGAATTTAAAGAAGCTCAAGATCAAATACATTGCCTTCAATCCAGAGTCCGTTAACGAAATCCTGATGGTTATTGACTCCCTTGGCAAACTTACAGGCAAGGAGGAACGTGCGAAATTTGTTATTGATTCCCTAAAGAGTGTTTTGAAAGATTTAAAACCCTTACATAGTAAGCCCAAAGTTTATGTGGAACTCTCAGAGAACCCCATATACACTGTGGGGAAAAATAGTTTTATCAACGAAGTTGTAGAACTTGCCGGCGGTCAAAACATCTTTTCCGACAGGGAAACACCCTATTTTGTACCATCCCAAGAAGAAATTGTTAAGAAAAATCCAGATGTGATTCTATTACTCTATCCTCAGGCAAACCCAAAGAAGGTAGCAAAACGTTATGGTTGGACGACCATAAGGGCCGTAAAATATCATAAAATTTACACGCTCAATCAGGATTTGTTCACGAGGCCAGGCCCTCGGGTCTTCGGTGCAATTGTTAAACTAAACCGACTACTTCAATCTTGCTTTTAG
- a CDS encoding DUF3108 domain-containing protein — protein sequence MSLFPLLIFCELLNYNIYLGNFRVGSGSLKYERNFEKIGGRYLSRATLVVKSEGVVNSFFPVYDSIVSIFYSDSFFTYSYERSIREGRYKDKSKAVYSGDTVYYDDGSKFVTSGKTFDPLSLIFYLREKGNIDSTLLLDYHVDKRSFKIAIHPQRINIKGKELIKIYLDLRDPKLSKTPGELVYLFGADGDRKPLELQFKTGIGVLKARLK from the coding sequence TTGAGTCTTTTTCCACTTCTAATTTTTTGTGAGTTACTAAATTACAACATCTATTTAGGGAATTTTCGGGTAGGAAGCGGTTCTCTAAAATACGAGAGAAATTTTGAGAAAATAGGCGGAAGGTATCTGTCTCGCGCTACCCTTGTGGTGAAAAGTGAAGGGGTTGTCAATTCCTTTTTCCCGGTCTATGATTCCATTGTTTCAATTTTTTACTCCGATAGTTTTTTTACCTACTCCTATGAAAGGAGCATAAGGGAAGGAAGGTATAAAGATAAATCAAAGGCAGTCTATTCAGGAGATACCGTTTACTATGACGATGGTTCTAAATTTGTAACCTCAGGCAAAACCTTTGACCCCCTTTCGTTGATCTTTTACCTGAGAGAAAAGGGCAATATCGACTCAACCTTACTCTTAGATTACCATGTGGATAAGAGGAGTTTTAAGATTGCCATCCATCCACAGAGGATTAATATTAAAGGGAAGGAGCTTATTAAGATTTATTTAGACTTACGGGACCCCAAATTGTCCAAAACTCCGGGAGAACTGGTCTACCTTTTTGGAGCCGATGGAGATAGGAAACCTTTGGAATTGCAGTTTAAAACGGGTATCGGCGTTCTAAAAGCAAGATTGAAGTAG
- a CDS encoding acetate kinase: protein MKILTLNCGSSSVKYQVYDWDKKRPLCKGIVERVTIGNSFILHEVPGRDPVKIDHECPDHKVAIELVINTITDPEYGVISSVKEINAVSHRVVHGGEKFTKSVIINEEVIQTFKELYPLAPLHNPANVMGIEAAMKLMPDIPHIAVMDTAFLQTMPKHTYLYAVPYEWYEKYGVRKYGFHGTSHLYVSRRAAALLKKDPHEVNLITLHIGNGASATAIKNGKAYDHSMGFTPLQGLIMGTRSGDIDPAIIPYIIEKTGMSLKEVMDILNKKSGILGITGKYTDRRDVEIAAAQGDERAILAIEMEAYRVRFYIGAYMAALGHVDAIVFTAGVGEKGWIIREKSLEGLEKLGIILDKERNREAMSRNHEFIISTDDSPVKVFVIPTDEELVLVEDAVAILEGRYDVPEKFKYSFESPDYVNEFREEQYRKELEKRKKG, encoded by the coding sequence ATGAAGATTTTAACCTTAAATTGTGGTAGTTCTTCGGTAAAGTATCAAGTTTACGATTGGGATAAAAAGAGGCCCTTGTGTAAGGGCATTGTTGAGAGAGTTACCATAGGTAATTCCTTTATTTTGCACGAGGTCCCTGGAAGGGACCCTGTAAAAATAGACCATGAATGCCCTGATCACAAGGTGGCCATTGAACTTGTTATCAATACTATTACCGACCCCGAATATGGTGTTATAAGCAGTGTGAAGGAAATTAACGCGGTTTCCCATAGGGTGGTGCACGGTGGAGAAAAGTTTACAAAGTCGGTAATAATTAACGAAGAAGTTATTCAAACCTTTAAGGAACTTTATCCCCTTGCTCCTTTGCATAATCCTGCCAATGTAATGGGTATAGAAGCGGCGATGAAGTTGATGCCAGATATTCCTCATATTGCTGTGATGGACACCGCTTTCCTTCAGACCATGCCAAAGCATACCTACCTCTATGCGGTACCTTATGAGTGGTATGAGAAGTACGGCGTGAGGAAGTACGGTTTTCACGGTACTTCCCATCTTTACGTTTCCAGAAGGGCAGCTGCCCTCCTTAAGAAAGACCCACATGAGGTAAATCTGATCACTTTGCATATAGGAAATGGTGCATCGGCGACTGCCATTAAGAACGGTAAGGCCTATGATCATTCGATGGGCTTTACCCCATTACAGGGTTTGATAATGGGAACAAGGTCAGGCGACATCGATCCCGCAATTATACCTTACATAATCGAAAAAACTGGTATGAGCCTAAAGGAAGTCATGGACATCCTCAACAAGAAGAGTGGAATTCTCGGTATTACAGGAAAGTACACGGACAGAAGGGATGTGGAAATTGCCGCTGCTCAGGGAGACGAGAGGGCGATTCTTGCAATAGAGATGGAGGCATACAGGGTTAGATTCTATATCGGCGCCTATATGGCGGCTCTTGGCCATGTTGATGCCATCGTCTTTACCGCCGGTGTTGGAGAAAAGGGATGGATTATCAGGGAAAAATCCTTAGAGGGGCTTGAAAAACTCGGCATAATACTGGATAAAGAGCGTAATAGAGAAGCAATGTCAAGAAACCATGAATTTATTATTTCAACCGATGACTCACCGGTGAAGGTCTTTGTAATCCCTACTGATGAAGAATTGGTTCTTGTGGAAGATGCGGTGGCCATCCTTGAGGGTAGGTACGATGTTCCGGAGAAATTTAAGTACTCCTTTGAGTCCCCTGATTATGTAAATGAGTTCAGAGAGGAGCAGTATAGAAAGGAACTGGAGAAAAGGAAAAAGGGTTGA
- a CDS encoding bifunctional enoyl-CoA hydratase/phosphate acetyltransferase, producing MITRLDQIVAAVKGMPSMRLVVACGEDPHTIEAVSKAKNEGLVDVIMVGNEDKIKSVAKEHGVDPAIFKIIDEKDQKKALKMAVKMVKDGEGDILMKGLVNTADYMRAILDKENGLVPPGGVLSHVTVVEIPTYPKLLIVADVAVIILPDLEQKVKILQYTIEVAHALGIENPYAFLISAVETVNPKMPSTVDAAIIKVMAERGQIKGAKVEGPVALDIAVSKECAEIKGFKGEGAGEADILIFPNIETGNVFFKTCTQLANGRIAAVVAGATAPCVLTSRADSEDSKFMSIALAALLAGKKGAKQ from the coding sequence ATGATAACAAGACTTGATCAAATTGTTGCGGCAGTTAAGGGAATGCCTTCGATGAGGCTTGTTGTGGCCTGTGGTGAAGATCCTCACACCATAGAGGCAGTTTCGAAGGCAAAGAACGAAGGACTGGTTGACGTAATAATGGTTGGAAATGAAGATAAAATAAAGAGTGTGGCGAAGGAGCATGGAGTCGACCCTGCGATTTTCAAGATCATTGATGAGAAGGATCAGAAGAAGGCCCTGAAGATGGCGGTTAAGATGGTGAAGGATGGTGAGGGCGACATATTGATGAAAGGACTTGTGAACACTGCAGATTATATGAGAGCAATCCTCGATAAGGAAAATGGACTTGTTCCACCCGGTGGGGTGCTTTCTCATGTAACCGTTGTCGAAATTCCAACTTATCCTAAATTACTAATAGTGGCCGATGTCGCGGTTATTATCCTTCCAGATCTTGAGCAAAAGGTGAAGATTTTGCAATACACCATTGAAGTTGCACACGCCCTTGGAATTGAGAATCCTTATGCCTTTCTTATAAGTGCGGTGGAAACAGTAAATCCTAAGATGCCTTCAACGGTAGACGCAGCCATTATTAAAGTGATGGCGGAAAGGGGGCAGATTAAGGGAGCAAAGGTTGAAGGGCCGGTAGCTTTAGATATCGCTGTGTCAAAGGAATGTGCAGAGATCAAAGGATTTAAGGGTGAGGGGGCTGGCGAGGCCGATATATTGATTTTCCCCAATATTGAAACGGGAAATGTTTTCTTCAAGACCTGCACCCAGCTTGCTAATGGTAGAATTGCGGCTGTAGTTGCAGGTGCAACCGCTCCTTGCGTTTTGACATCAAGAGCAGACAGTGAAGACTCTAAGTTTATGTCCATTGCTTTAGCTGCGCTCCTTGCGGGTAAAAAGGGAGCTAAGCAATGA
- the buk gene encoding butyrate kinase — MNYRILVINPGSTSTKIALFNNEEPIFSVNIAHPAEELAKFPKIIDQYEFRKEIILKELESRGEKVETLSAVVGRGGLLRPIPSGTYKVTEKMLEDLRAGVNGEHASNLGALIADAIARPLNIPAFIVDPVVVDEMDPIAKVTGLPFIKRKSILHALNQKRIARIAARDLGKKYEEANLIVVHLGGGISVGAHRKGRIVDVNNALNGDGPIAPERAGSLPAWQLVELCFSGQYTKDEIKKLLAGKGGVIAYLGTNDMRVAEEMVNKGDKKARFIMEAMAYTVAKWIGMMAAALEGEVDAIVLTGGLAYYKDFVSWVEKRVKFIAPIMVYPGGDEMRALAEGALRVLRGEEAAKIYENEIIEDKELF; from the coding sequence ATGAACTATAGGATTCTTGTAATTAATCCAGGTTCAACTTCAACAAAGATTGCTTTGTTTAACAATGAAGAGCCGATATTTTCTGTAAATATTGCCCATCCAGCTGAAGAGCTCGCAAAGTTTCCTAAAATTATAGACCAGTATGAATTTCGAAAGGAAATTATATTGAAGGAACTTGAAAGTCGTGGTGAAAAGGTGGAGACATTATCGGCGGTGGTGGGCCGCGGGGGTCTTCTGAGGCCGATTCCGAGTGGTACATACAAAGTTACAGAAAAAATGCTGGAAGATTTAAGGGCTGGTGTAAATGGAGAACATGCATCCAACCTTGGTGCCCTTATTGCCGATGCCATTGCACGGCCACTGAACATTCCCGCTTTTATCGTTGACCCTGTGGTTGTTGATGAAATGGACCCTATTGCAAAGGTAACGGGATTACCTTTCATTAAAAGGAAGAGCATTTTACATGCTTTAAATCAGAAAAGGATCGCGAGGATAGCTGCCAGGGACTTAGGTAAGAAGTACGAAGAGGCAAACCTCATTGTCGTTCACCTCGGAGGTGGAATCAGTGTCGGGGCCCATAGAAAGGGAAGAATTGTCGATGTGAATAACGCTTTGAATGGAGACGGTCCCATTGCACCGGAAAGGGCTGGTAGCCTCCCTGCATGGCAGTTGGTGGAGCTTTGCTTTTCTGGACAGTACACAAAGGATGAAATAAAGAAGTTACTCGCGGGGAAGGGTGGGGTCATTGCCTATCTTGGAACTAACGATATGCGGGTTGCTGAGGAAATGGTAAATAAGGGTGATAAGAAGGCTCGGTTTATAATGGAAGCTATGGCCTATACTGTAGCAAAATGGATAGGTATGATGGCGGCAGCGTTAGAAGGAGAAGTGGATGCCATCGTATTGACGGGCGGCCTCGCCTATTACAAAGATTTCGTATCCTGGGTTGAGAAAAGGGTGAAATTCATTGCCCCCATTATGGTGTACCCCGGCGGCGATGAGATGAGAGCCCTTGCTGAGGGTGCTTTAAGGGTTTTAAGGGGGGAAGAAGCGGCAAAAATTTACGAAAATGAAATTATAGAGGATAAGGAACTATTTTAA
- a CDS encoding L-threonylcarbamoyladenylate synthase — translation MEDLLKKVVDILKKDGVVAVPTETVYGLVARASSERAVEKIFTIKRRERIKVLPCFVKDIETAKKLFRDLPSYAEKLMSKYWPGPLTLVAFASDVAPKTCVSEEGKIGIRIPKTEFLLELLKIVNEPLASTSANISGEPPLKTGRDVSETLGSEVDFIVDGESGNIPSTVIDVSSENPYILRKGLINYLDIEETAGRIAKFSKGQKFTLIFLCTGNTCRSPMAEAIFSRMMKDYENLQILSRGTIQVNERQINPKAQLVLKEIGIENYSHVPKAITEFEMELADLIIAMAREHIDWLPEKYRFKAKLIDPEGGDLEDPIGAPVSTYRFVRDKILHYLENYWKDYFEKRLEK, via the coding sequence ATGGAAGACCTTTTAAAAAAGGTAGTCGATATACTCAAAAAGGATGGAGTTGTAGCCGTTCCTACAGAGACAGTTTATGGGCTTGTGGCAAGAGCATCCTCAGAAAGGGCCGTCGAAAAGATTTTTACAATTAAGAGAAGAGAAAGGATTAAGGTTTTGCCCTGTTTTGTTAAAGATATTGAGACTGCAAAAAAGTTGTTCAGAGACTTACCCTCATATGCAGAAAAACTGATGAGCAAATACTGGCCAGGCCCATTAACCCTAGTCGCCTTTGCATCGGATGTTGCTCCTAAGACTTGTGTTTCCGAAGAAGGCAAAATTGGAATAAGGATTCCCAAAACGGAATTTTTGCTTGAACTCCTAAAAATTGTAAATGAACCCTTAGCATCAACCAGTGCCAATATTTCAGGGGAACCTCCTTTAAAAACAGGGAGGGACGTTTCTGAAACCCTTGGTAGTGAAGTTGATTTTATTGTAGATGGGGAATCAGGCAATATCCCTTCAACGGTTATCGATGTTTCTTCAGAGAATCCATACATTCTAAGGAAGGGCTTGATAAATTATTTAGATATTGAAGAAACGGCGGGTAGGATAGCCAAGTTTAGCAAAGGGCAGAAATTTACCCTCATTTTTTTATGCACGGGCAATACCTGCAGAAGCCCGATGGCTGAAGCCATATTTTCTCGAATGATGAAAGATTATGAAAATCTACAAATACTATCAAGGGGGACGATACAGGTTAACGAAAGGCAAATAAATCCAAAGGCGCAACTGGTCCTAAAAGAGATAGGAATTGAAAACTATTCCCACGTTCCTAAGGCGATTACTGAGTTTGAAATGGAGTTGGCGGATCTCATTATTGCAATGGCGAGGGAGCATATTGATTGGCTTCCGGAAAAATATAGATTTAAGGCTAAGCTGATAGACCCGGAGGGTGGGGATTTGGAGGATCCGATCGGGGCTCCGGTCAGCACCTATCGGTTTGTAAGGGATAAAATTTTGCATTACCTTGAAAATTACTGGAAAGATTACTTTGAAAAGAGGCTTGAAAAATAG
- the lepB gene encoding signal peptidase I yields the protein MKDQKFRKTVESIIWTIFIVFLLRAFVIQGYVVPSGSMENTLLPGDFLLALKFTYGLEIPYTGIKFFQFKKPRHREIVIFLYPVTKKQDYVKRCIGLPGDTIQIINKVLYINGVRQEEKYVVHKDPTVIPPLVELTNEILRRDYQRAWESGKFMQEPRVRDNFGPVVVPEGYFFAMGDNRDYSFDSRFFGPVPLKYLKGTPLIIYFSIDLQAPLWKKIRFNRFFKIIPLL from the coding sequence GTGAAAGATCAAAAATTTCGGAAAACTGTAGAGTCAATAATTTGGACTATTTTTATTGTATTTTTGCTGAGAGCCTTTGTAATTCAGGGCTATGTGGTGCCTTCCGGCTCGATGGAAAATACTTTACTTCCCGGAGATTTTTTGCTTGCCTTGAAATTCACTTACGGTCTTGAGATTCCCTATACAGGTATAAAATTTTTTCAGTTTAAAAAGCCCCGCCATAGAGAAATTGTAATTTTCCTTTATCCTGTTACAAAGAAACAGGATTATGTGAAAAGGTGCATCGGACTACCCGGTGATACCATTCAAATAATCAATAAGGTGCTTTACATTAATGGGGTCAGGCAGGAGGAAAAGTACGTTGTCCATAAAGACCCGACAGTCATACCGCCTCTTGTGGAGTTAACTAACGAGATTTTAAGGCGGGATTATCAGAGAGCCTGGGAATCAGGCAAATTCATGCAGGAGCCGAGGGTAAGGGACAATTTTGGCCCGGTTGTAGTACCTGAGGGTTATTTCTTCGCCATGGGTGATAACAGGGATTACTCTTTTGACTCGCGGTTTTTTGGCCCTGTACCTTTAAAGTACCTTAAAGGAACCCCCCTCATTATTTATTTTTCCATAGACCTTCAGGCACCTCTCTGGAAAAAGATAAGGTTCAACAGGTTTTTTAAGATCATTCCCCTTTTATGA
- a CDS encoding EFR1 family ferrodoxin (N-terminal region resembles flavodoxins. C-terminal ferrodoxin region binds two 4Fe-4S clusters.) codes for MNRFRLLILCYSGAGNSLLVASTIKDRLLKDGYEAQLKMINKKIGEVDLTPYDLIILVSPVYAYHAPETVLEFVKSLKNGNSPFYLIFTKGLILGNSGYELHKILKGKGYKVRGFSDIILTDTLFLLTAKKNTPLEKFYLLPNKIFPYKLKIIYRSIIKAVHSPKEIRLHKKLYGLMTEFIAKKFWEKVNTWKRLFYADGKCNLCGVCVRVCPRSNIKIEEGKVLFGDDCEFCTACIHRCPQEAIQVGKRTIGKARYKIGKEANYFRKVLN; via the coding sequence ATGAACAGGTTCAGACTTCTAATTTTGTGCTACTCCGGGGCTGGAAATTCCCTTCTGGTTGCCTCCACCATAAAGGATAGGCTTTTAAAAGATGGCTACGAGGCACAATTAAAAATGATAAATAAGAAAATTGGTGAAGTAGATCTAACCCCCTATGATCTTATTATCCTTGTTTCACCCGTTTATGCCTACCACGCACCGGAAACAGTCTTAGAGTTTGTAAAATCTTTAAAAAATGGAAACAGCCCCTTCTATCTCATTTTTACGAAGGGACTAATCCTTGGAAATTCAGGTTACGAATTACATAAAATTTTAAAAGGAAAAGGCTACAAAGTAAGGGGATTTTCCGATATCATCCTAACTGATACCCTTTTCCTTTTAACTGCTAAGAAAAACACCCCTCTTGAAAAATTTTACCTTTTACCGAACAAAATTTTCCCCTACAAGCTTAAAATTATTTACCGCTCCATCATCAAGGCCGTTCACTCTCCAAAGGAAATAAGGTTGCACAAAAAACTCTACGGTTTAATGACGGAATTCATTGCAAAAAAATTCTGGGAAAAAGTAAACACCTGGAAAAGGCTTTTTTATGCCGATGGAAAGTGTAATCTGTGTGGAGTTTGCGTACGAGTTTGTCCCCGGAGCAACATAAAAATCGAAGAGGGAAAAGTTCTATTTGGAGACGACTGTGAATTCTGCACCGCCTGTATCCACAGGTGTCCTCAAGAGGCGATTCAGGTGGGAAAAAGGACCATTGGAAAAGCCAGATACAAGATAGGAAAAGAAGCTAACTATTTTAGGAAAGTTTTGAATTAA
- a CDS encoding glycosyltransferase family 4 protein → MEKSILIISSHYHPETGAGAKRATSFAEFLASKGWKVTVITLLPNYPYNKIYEGYEKNEFLDKCENGVRVIRLKPLMVPRENLFLRMIAEFSFAVKGFIEGLKYRTGIVFVTTPYMLSAPSAYLLSRLKRSIFIWDIRDLTWLYPKFAGKKTFGFSGIFDWAMRKIASKADLVITPANGIKMYFKDTRSKLKVVPNGITKNFLEATQRISAFYAKESKPVILYAGILGYMQDLSVFIEAARKLPEYEFLLIGDGPEKTLLEKRSKGLINVKFIPYIKPRELWEFYEKARVCVALLRAGEISKIAEPSKVWEYMAVGRPVVYCGEGPLAKYLEEKGLAVVCPPGDPEALASAIKKVVDSPEQAKEMARRAREFVEKERVREKILEDFERELQDLLLKRGRVRSG, encoded by the coding sequence ATGGAAAAGTCCATTTTGATTATCAGTAGTCATTATCATCCCGAAACAGGTGCTGGTGCTAAAAGGGCCACCTCCTTTGCAGAATTTCTTGCCAGCAAAGGCTGGAAGGTGACAGTAATTACCTTATTGCCTAATTATCCTTACAATAAAATTTATGAGGGATATGAAAAGAATGAATTCCTCGATAAATGCGAAAATGGTGTAAGGGTAATCCGTTTAAAACCTTTAATGGTACCGAGAGAGAACCTCTTTTTAAGAATGATAGCTGAATTCTCCTTTGCTGTTAAGGGCTTTATTGAGGGTCTAAAATATAGGACCGGAATAGTATTTGTAACCACTCCTTACATGCTATCTGCACCATCTGCCTACTTATTGTCACGATTAAAGAGGTCAATTTTCATCTGGGACATAAGGGACTTGACATGGCTCTATCCAAAGTTTGCTGGCAAAAAAACTTTCGGATTTTCGGGTATTTTTGATTGGGCAATGAGAAAGATTGCTTCAAAGGCAGATCTTGTTATCACACCTGCGAATGGAATAAAGATGTATTTTAAAGATACACGCTCAAAACTCAAGGTAGTACCCAATGGAATTACCAAAAACTTTTTAGAGGCGACTCAGCGTATATCTGCCTTCTATGCTAAAGAAAGTAAACCTGTGATATTGTATGCTGGTATTTTGGGATATATGCAGGATCTTTCGGTTTTTATTGAAGCAGCAAGGAAATTACCTGAATATGAATTTTTGTTGATTGGCGATGGTCCAGAGAAGACCCTTCTTGAGAAAAGGTCAAAAGGTCTAATTAATGTAAAATTCATACCTTACATAAAGCCACGGGAATTGTGGGAATTTTACGAAAAGGCAAGGGTATGTGTTGCTCTTTTAAGAGCAGGAGAAATTAGCAAAATTGCTGAGCCTTCTAAGGTTTGGGAATACATGGCGGTAGGTAGGCCTGTGGTATACTGCGGAGAGGGACCATTGGCAAAATATCTGGAGGAGAAAGGTCTTGCTGTTGTCTGCCCACCGGGTGACCCCGAGGCCCTTGCATCCGCTATTAAAAAGGTTGTTGATTCGCCTGAACAGGCGAAAGAAATGGCAAGGAGAGCCAGAGAGTTTGTAGAGAAAGAAAGGGTGAGGGAGAAAATACTGGAGGATTTTGAAAGGGAGTTGCAGGATTTGTTGTTGAAAAGGGGAAGGGTGAGAAGTGGATAA